The proteins below come from a single Tissierella sp. MB52-C2 genomic window:
- a CDS encoding methyl-accepting chemotaxis protein → MKKGKKSIKTELTVLLLFVSVVPLVLLGILSYKISFNTLYDKLKIMSLQNIEEVQNSIDFSFGRFESLINMFSEDKMFKDVYFDYDLTDEAFERLGYAQKSDKAILGAYIGLENKQTILYPKTELAPDYDPTARDWYKDAVANKGNITYSNPYIDAFTGKNIITISKTVEQNGNIVGALAIDIALEDLTNMFSSIKIGENGYLHIIDSKGITVAHQDSQELSKETAKEMIWYNDILDTEQDFKTYEINGKKQYIGHTTDSQRAWKIVVTLDEKELLDHIHKLRLIIQIIVVIIGVVSLVLSLIVVKGINNNINKILKAFERVSSGDLLVHAEVNTGDEFQTLAEGFNSMVDTIKNLVLDINNSSDIILSTSDNMSASANETSIAIDEISITIDQLAQGTINQAEDINEGVIGINKLAEEIQDIEELANNMNRISLETNALSQDGLKYMNKLTERTREVNISTGDMSKAINEMNQATGEIGIITEAINGISSQTNLLALNAAIEAARAGDAGRGFAVVADEIRKLAEQSSAATGKIQELIEDIKKKSELAVHSMDNTQIIVKDQGEAVEDTREIFSKILESINNLMEGIENVKHTIEDTNKDTDNIVNTMSSIAAVAEESSASTEEVSASAEEINATMTEFNETALKLKRLSQELKERLNIFTI, encoded by the coding sequence TTGAAGAAAGGTAAGAAAAGTATTAAGACAGAGTTGACAGTATTACTTCTATTTGTATCAGTAGTGCCACTAGTATTGTTGGGAATATTATCATATAAAATATCTTTTAATACTTTATATGATAAACTGAAGATCATGTCTTTACAAAATATAGAGGAAGTTCAAAACTCCATAGATTTTTCCTTTGGAAGGTTTGAGTCTTTAATTAATATGTTTAGTGAAGATAAGATGTTTAAGGATGTGTATTTTGATTATGATTTGACAGATGAAGCCTTTGAAAGATTAGGATATGCACAGAAAAGTGATAAGGCTATTTTAGGAGCATATATAGGTTTAGAAAATAAACAGACCATATTGTATCCTAAAACTGAATTAGCACCTGACTATGATCCCACAGCAAGGGATTGGTATAAGGATGCAGTAGCAAATAAGGGAAATATAACTTATTCTAACCCATATATAGACGCATTTACAGGAAAAAACATAATAACTATATCTAAAACTGTAGAACAAAATGGCAACATAGTAGGTGCACTTGCAATAGATATAGCTTTAGAGGACTTGACCAATATGTTTTCATCTATTAAGATTGGAGAAAATGGTTATTTACATATAATTGACTCAAAAGGTATAACAGTAGCTCATCAAGATTCTCAAGAGTTAAGTAAGGAAACAGCTAAAGAGATGATTTGGTATAACGATATATTAGATACAGAACAAGATTTTAAAACATATGAAATTAACGGAAAAAAACAATATATAGGACATACAACCGATAGCCAAAGGGCATGGAAAATAGTAGTTACTTTAGATGAGAAGGAACTATTAGACCACATCCATAAATTAAGATTAATAATTCAAATTATAGTAGTCATTATAGGTGTTGTTTCATTGGTATTATCTTTAATTGTAGTTAAAGGGATAAATAATAATATAAATAAGATTTTAAAGGCTTTTGAAAGGGTATCAAGTGGTGATCTGCTAGTTCATGCAGAGGTAAATACTGGAGATGAATTCCAAACTCTGGCAGAGGGATTTAACAGTATGGTAGATACTATTAAGAACCTAGTTTTAGATATAAATAACTCTTCAGATATTATACTTTCTACATCGGACAATATGAGTGCCAGTGCAAATGAAACCTCCATAGCAATAGACGAGATAAGTATAACAATCGATCAATTGGCTCAAGGAACTATAAATCAGGCTGAAGATATTAACGAAGGAGTAATAGGCATAAACAAATTGGCAGAAGAAATCCAAGATATAGAAGAACTAGCAAATAATATGAATAGAATATCTCTAGAAACCAATGCCTTAAGTCAGGACGGGCTTAAATATATGAATAAATTAACGGAGAGAACTAGAGAAGTAAATATATCTACTGGAGATATGTCTAAAGCCATAAATGAAATGAATCAAGCAACTGGAGAAATAGGAATTATAACTGAGGCCATAAATGGCATATCGTCTCAGACAAATCTTTTAGCATTGAATGCAGCCATAGAGGCAGCAAGAGCAGGAGATGCCGGCAGAGGATTTGCTGTAGTAGCAGATGAAATAAGAAAACTTGCAGAACAATCAAGTGCTGCCACAGGAAAGATTCAAGAACTAATAGAAGATATAAAGAAAAAATCTGAACTGGCAGTACATTCTATGGATAATACTCAAATAATAGTTAAAGATCAAGGGGAAGCTGTAGAAGATACGAGAGAGATATTTAGTAAAATATTAGAGAGTATCAATAATTTAATGGAAGGTATAGAGAATGTAAAACACACCATAGAAGATACGAACAAGGATACAGATAATATAGTAAACACAATGTCAAGTATAGCAGCAGTAGCAGAAGAATCTTCAGCAAGTACGGAGGAGGTATCTGCATCAGCAGAGGAAATAAACGCAACTATGACAGAATTTAATGAAACAGCATTAAAATTAAAAAGATTATCACAAGAACTAAAAGAACGATTAAATATTTTTACAATATAA
- a CDS encoding acyl-CoA dehydratase activase, which yields MHYIGIDIGSTAAKVSVFSDDKLIENFTMPTGWSSVETSKTIKERLEKQNIKIEDSKVVATGYGRISVPYADKTITEITCHGRGTHYLLGADCTVIDIGGQDTKIITLENGKVSNFTMNDKCAAGTGRFLELMANTLGVSIDELGEMALLGEDVNITSMCTVFAESEVISLIGSGTKRESIARGIVNSITGRVYALLHKHGATDTIFLTGGLCEVKPFVTLLSEKLQNEVKTNDLARYAGSIGAALLAKNI from the coding sequence ATGCATTATATAGGAATAGACATAGGCTCCACAGCTGCAAAGGTTTCGGTGTTTAGTGATGATAAACTAATAGAAAATTTCACCATGCCTACGGGATGGAGCAGTGTGGAAACTTCGAAAACAATAAAGGAAAGACTAGAGAAGCAAAATATAAAAATAGAAGATTCAAAAGTTGTGGCAACTGGATACGGAAGAATATCTGTACCTTATGCAGATAAAACCATAACAGAAATAACTTGTCATGGTAGAGGGACTCATTATCTATTAGGAGCAGATTGTACTGTAATAGACATAGGCGGACAGGATACAAAAATAATTACATTAGAAAATGGAAAAGTGTCTAATTTCACCATGAACGATAAATGTGCAGCGGGCACAGGTCGATTTCTAGAGCTAATGGCAAATACTTTAGGTGTAAGTATAGATGAATTGGGTGAAATGGCTCTTTTAGGAGAGGATGTAAATATAACCAGTATGTGTACAGTATTTGCAGAGTCTGAAGTCATAAGCCTTATAGGCTCTGGGACAAAAAGGGAAAGTATAGCAAGAGGAATAGTAAACTCTATTACAGGAAGGGTATATGCTTTACTTCATAAACATGGGGCTACAGATACAATATTTTTAACAGGTGGACTATGTGAAGTAAAACCTTTTGTTACTCTTCTCTCAGAAAAATTACAGAATGAAGTGAAGACAAATGATTTAGCAAGATATGCAGGTTCCATTGGAGCAGCTTTGCTAGCTAAGAATATTTAG
- a CDS encoding double-cubane-cluster-containing anaerobic reductase, producing MRPLIMEEVEALRGVNSVKIKEAHEAGKKVVGMYCVFSPSEIALAADAISVTLCGTTQGPIEDAEKELPRNLCPLIKSSYGFAITDKCPYFYFSDILLAETTCDGKKKMYELMGKIKPMHIMNLPQTADDEDSLELWKKEMVKFKNFLEEKLGVEITDDKLRDAIKLMNRERDAMKRLHKLNAHKPAPLSGMDMMLAQWLKGFNVDKEAGINLIERLIDEVEERMEKGIYAFDEKAPRILLTGCPIGSGSEKVLKALEEAGASVVALENCTGYKGLDVMVDENKDPITALAEKYLSTPCSCMTNNNGRLELIGRLAKEYDVDGVVDLTWQACHTYNIESFTVKKFVQEELNLPFIQIETDYSDSDTGQVKVRVEAFLETIEKPVMAN from the coding sequence ATGAGACCATTGATAATGGAAGAAGTGGAAGCTTTAAGAGGTGTAAATTCAGTCAAAATCAAAGAGGCCCATGAAGCAGGAAAAAAAGTAGTAGGAATGTATTGTGTATTTTCACCCTCAGAGATAGCATTGGCGGCAGATGCCATTTCCGTAACATTATGTGGGACAACTCAAGGACCTATAGAAGATGCAGAGAAAGAGCTGCCAAGAAACTTATGTCCACTAATTAAATCAAGTTATGGCTTTGCAATTACAGATAAATGTCCATACTTCTATTTCTCAGATATCCTATTAGCTGAAACTACTTGCGATGGAAAGAAAAAGATGTATGAACTAATGGGTAAAATAAAACCTATGCATATAATGAACCTACCTCAAACAGCTGATGATGAAGATTCCTTGGAATTATGGAAAAAAGAAATGGTTAAGTTTAAAAACTTCCTAGAAGAAAAGCTTGGAGTAGAAATAACAGATGACAAATTGAGAGATGCAATTAAATTGATGAATAGAGAAAGAGATGCGATGAAGAGACTACATAAATTAAATGCTCATAAGCCTGCACCCTTATCAGGAATGGACATGATGTTGGCTCAATGGCTAAAAGGCTTCAATGTAGATAAAGAAGCAGGAATTAATTTAATTGAAAGACTTATAGACGAAGTAGAAGAAAGAATGGAAAAAGGAATCTATGCCTTTGATGAAAAGGCACCTAGAATACTACTTACAGGATGTCCAATTGGATCTGGTTCAGAGAAGGTACTAAAGGCATTAGAAGAAGCCGGTGCATCTGTAGTAGCTTTAGAAAATTGTACTGGATATAAGGGATTAGATGTTATGGTAGATGAAAATAAAGATCCTATAACTGCTTTAGCAGAAAAATATCTTTCTACTCCTTGTTCATGTATGACCAATAATAATGGAAGATTAGAATTAATAGGAAGATTAGCTAAGGAATATGATGTAGATGGAGTAGTAGATTTGACTTGGCAAGCATGTCACACATATAATATCGAATCCTTTACAGTTAAGAAATTTGTTCAAGAGGAATTAAATCTTCCATTTATTCAAATAGAGACTGACTACTCAGATTCAGATACAGGACAAGTAAAAGTAAGAGTTGAAGCTTTCTTAGAAACAATAGAAAAACCAGTGATGGCAAATTAA
- a CDS encoding iron-sulfur cluster assembly scaffold protein — MYSEYSMKVIEHFMSPRNVGSMKDPDGEGTYGDLKCGDSLTIYIKVKDDVITDISFLVFGCTASIATSSMITEMAKNKTIEEALSITEKQLIDALDGLPQSKIHCSVLGVKGLRAAINDYLEKNRSL, encoded by the coding sequence ATGTATTCAGAATACTCAATGAAGGTAATAGAACATTTTATGAGCCCTAGAAATGTTGGAAGTATGAAAGATCCTGATGGTGAGGGAACATATGGAGACTTAAAATGTGGTGATTCATTAACTATTTACATTAAGGTAAAGGATGATGTAATAACAGATATTAGTTTTTTAGTATTTGGATGTACTGCATCTATAGCTACAAGCAGTATGATAACTGAAATGGCAAAGAACAAAACCATTGAAGAGGCTTTAAGTATAACAGAAAAACAGCTGATAGATGCTTTGGATGGACTTCCTCAAAGTAAAATTCACTGTTCAGTTCTTGGAGTAAAAGGATTAAGGGCTGCCATAAATGACTATTTAGAAAAAAATAGATCCTTATAA
- a CDS encoding sensor histidine kinase, translating into MKSKNIRLKMIYIIFVTLIPLSILKFVDIKSQLELSIETEVRENQDIAAMISSVFVNFLERIWDNQYTIGNSITAHDDWNNDNIREYFNSINSNNNPLNMKYYWATKDGTITSGLYNNNLGIDIRDTTYYNEILSGKEKVIGDLQYSSINGELIVPIARGIRVGGELKGIVINALRADDIEEMIPLGGISGKSTYGIIDKKGTYVYCSIIKQMSMEERKTVLDSPDIMALKGQIVRTNSRYSQFDEKEKMEIKYPIEEIGWSTFAITSIEELLIDNRQTFTKDILILIFFYFLSFITAVLVSEGFIKSIDKLKDTANKVTKGDLNVRTEIHNDDYLGDVGQAFDSMIEAVDGKVKEVEEYNNLKSQFLATMSHELKTPLNIILGCVQLLENCDVEDEEFIHYFNKYIYMQKQNSYRLLRLINNIIDINKLETNHFNFRPMNNDIVKVVEDITMSIVEYTKLKNINIIFDTDMEEKIIAFDSDMMERIILNLLSNAIKFTEVGGQIEVNINNTEGLVIISVKDNGMGIPEDKLDIIFERFSQVDSPLKKRAEGSGVGLHLVKALVELHEGSISVKSKLGQGTEFIVGLPDKLIDEFYDMEDSNIPINTERIQVEFSDIYV; encoded by the coding sequence TTGAAAAGTAAAAATATACGGCTGAAAATGATTTACATAATCTTTGTAACATTGATCCCATTATCAATACTGAAGTTTGTAGATATAAAAAGTCAACTGGAGCTAAGTATTGAAACGGAAGTGCGAGAAAATCAAGATATAGCAGCAATGATCAGTAGTGTATTTGTGAACTTTTTAGAAAGAATATGGGACAATCAGTATACAATTGGTAATTCCATAACTGCACATGATGATTGGAATAATGACAATATAAGAGAATATTTCAATAGCATTAATTCAAATAATAATCCTCTTAATATGAAATATTATTGGGCAACTAAGGATGGAACCATAACCTCAGGACTTTATAATAATAATTTGGGAATAGACATAAGAGATACTACATACTATAATGAAATTTTATCAGGGAAGGAAAAAGTTATAGGGGATTTACAATATAGCTCTATAAATGGAGAATTAATAGTCCCTATAGCTAGAGGAATAAGGGTTGGCGGAGAATTAAAGGGAATAGTTATAAATGCCTTAAGAGCTGATGATATAGAAGAAATGATCCCACTAGGTGGAATAAGTGGAAAAAGTACATATGGAATAATAGACAAAAAAGGAACCTATGTATATTGTTCTATCATTAAGCAGATGTCAATGGAGGAAAGAAAAACAGTCCTAGATTCACCTGATATAATGGCATTAAAGGGACAAATTGTTAGAACTAATTCAAGATATTCTCAATTTGATGAAAAAGAAAAAATGGAAATAAAATACCCAATAGAAGAAATAGGATGGTCAACCTTTGCGATAACGTCTATAGAAGAATTACTAATAGATAATAGACAGACATTTACAAAAGACATACTTATCCTTATTTTTTTCTACTTTTTATCATTTATTACAGCTGTTTTAGTCTCGGAAGGATTTATTAAATCTATTGATAAACTAAAAGATACTGCAAATAAGGTTACAAAGGGCGATTTAAATGTACGGACAGAAATCCACAACGATGATTATTTAGGGGATGTAGGACAGGCTTTTGATAGCATGATAGAAGCTGTTGATGGAAAGGTAAAAGAAGTAGAGGAGTATAATAATTTAAAGTCTCAATTTTTAGCGACTATGTCTCATGAATTAAAGACTCCATTAAATATAATATTAGGCTGTGTTCAATTGTTGGAGAATTGTGATGTAGAGGATGAGGAATTTATACATTATTTTAATAAATATATTTATATGCAGAAACAAAATAGTTACCGACTGCTTAGATTGATTAATAATATTATTGATATAAATAAATTGGAGACAAATCACTTTAACTTCAGACCTATGAATAACGACATAGTCAAAGTAGTTGAAGACATCACCATGTCTATTGTTGAATATACTAAATTGAAAAATATTAATATCATATTTGATACAGATATGGAAGAAAAAATAATTGCCTTTGATTCAGATATGATGGAAAGAATCATATTAAATCTACTATCAAATGCAATTAAGTTTACAGAGGTCGGCGGACAAATTGAAGTCAATATAAACAATACAGAAGGATTAGTTATAATTTCTGTAAAGGACAATGGTATGGGAATACCAGAGGATAAGCTTGATATTATATTCGAAAGGTTTTCTCAAGTGGATTCTCCATTAAAGAAAAGGGCAGAGGGTTCAGGGGTTGGATTACATTTAGTTAAGGCATTAGTAGAATTACATGAAGGTTCTATATCAGTGAAAAGTAAATTAGGACAGGGAACAGAATTTATAGTAGGATTACCAGATAAGCTAATTGATGAGTTCTATGATATGGAAGACAGTAATATTCCAATTAACACAGAAAGAATACAAGTTGAATTCTCAGATATTTATGTATAA
- a CDS encoding stalk domain-containing protein, with protein sequence MKRTTKYIAISLATYMTLSPAVARANMNADSNVVPVSTEVTNIEKAEVQDYMNYEGKVAEIRKNGENLSIHVKEEGDEYGLIFHISEDVILLNDETKDFIDKEELKEGAIITAYYGKNTPMAMSLPGQLTPGVIVVKGSEEPSFIKVSGFNDELVSGENDLKLNISEDTVIVNKDGEKVEKENIKNKDLVVFYTISTKSIPAQTTPEKIVVIGDKKEVGNVEEVEITALDKIIIDGKEVKLLSPIYTNDEGIKMIPLRQIAEALEYQIKWSNEARSVELTKGAQWTSIVIGEDNYNFAKMIVKLGVAPEIKGSATYVPFNFLEEVLKVGVEITKEGIINIGL encoded by the coding sequence ATGAAAAGAACTACAAAATATATAGCAATATCATTGGCAACATATATGACTCTAAGTCCAGCGGTAGCTAGGGCAAATATGAATGCAGACTCAAATGTGGTACCTGTTTCTACAGAGGTTACTAATATAGAAAAAGCAGAGGTTCAAGATTATATGAACTATGAAGGAAAAGTTGCTGAAATAAGAAAAAATGGAGAAAATCTTTCTATACACGTAAAAGAAGAAGGAGATGAATATGGATTAATATTCCATATTAGCGAAGATGTAATTTTATTAAATGATGAAACTAAGGATTTTATTGATAAAGAGGAATTAAAAGAAGGAGCTATTATTACTGCATATTATGGTAAAAACACTCCAATGGCAATGAGCTTACCAGGACAACTTACACCAGGTGTAATAGTTGTGAAAGGAAGCGAAGAACCATCATTTATTAAAGTATCTGGATTTAATGATGAATTAGTAAGTGGAGAAAATGACTTAAAATTAAATATTAGTGAAGATACAGTTATAGTAAATAAAGATGGTGAAAAGGTAGAAAAAGAAAATATTAAAAACAAAGATCTAGTAGTTTTCTATACTATATCAACAAAAAGTATCCCAGCACAGACAACACCAGAAAAAATAGTTGTAATTGGAGATAAAAAAGAAGTAGGAAATGTAGAAGAAGTAGAAATTACAGCTTTAGACAAGATAATCATAGATGGAAAAGAAGTTAAATTACTTTCTCCAATCTACACTAATGATGAAGGTATAAAGATGATACCCCTTAGACAAATAGCTGAGGCATTAGAATATCAAATAAAATGGAGTAATGAAGCAAGAAGTGTAGAATTAACGAAAGGTGCTCAATGGACATCTATAGTTATTGGTGAAGATAACTATAACTTTGCAAAAATGATAGTTAAACTAGGCGTGGCACCAGAAATCAAGGGTTCGGCTACCTATGTTCCTTTTAATTTCTTAGAGGAAGTATTAAAAGTAGGAGTAGAAATAACAAAAGAGGGCATAATCAATATAGGTCTATAA